GGATGCAAAGTACCAAGGGCACGGGGCTGGAGTTGGGAGAGGCGGCAGGAGCTACCACTGGGTCTGACTTGTGGCAGGACACAACTAATGAACTTTAGTTTCTTTGACTACAGATTTGTACAGCAGTGTTTGTCCCGCCACTCTGACAGAGGTGTGAGGATCAGGAGAGAAATACATGTGAAAACCTTTTGTTCACTGTCAAGTATTAGAAAAATACATCGTTATAACTTGGAGTTTGGATTGAATTCTGTGACCTTTCCCAGTCAATCCCTCAGTTTTAAGTGCATTAAAAATCATCTCCATGCCCTTGGTGGCTTATTGACTCATGGCTTTAGCTGCCTTCCCAACGCCCAAGAATGGGGGGGGtgtttgggggggaggggcagtgtTGGGACCTGGCTCCAGAGCACCACAGAGAGCAGGAAAAAGAGTTAAAAAGACAGGTTCCTCAGgatgcttgctttttttttttagcctttccTTAAAAATGAGTGAAGTTATTTGGtgtcttattttttgtgtgagcatttgatttttaaatcacatattttaaaaactcaagtaATGCTTTTTCCATTGGCTTTTAACTTAGGGAGCCATACTTGCTTCGGCTACTAAAATCTGGTTTGTTGTCTTTGTAAAAGAAATCAGACTTTTGTAAGAGATATCCTATGACTATCTCCACTTTCCTCTTTGTCTCATTACATGTTCAGTGTGGAAGTATGGACATCACAAACGTCAAACCACTTCTCTGAAATAGACTTTTTTGGAAGTAAACCATTAGAAGGCAGACGAGAATTCTGTTGTCTGTCCTTGTCATTAACTACTTTCCAGTATGCATTgcctttgaaaaagaaaattgagttgTGTGCATAGGAGTAGTAAGCTGAATCTATACTTCTGAAAGGATGGTCTTGTGGTTTTATTGCTGGAAAAACTTCAGTAATCTTCTTTGGATAAGAATTAAGTACTTGATTTCTGTTGACATCAAATGCAAAAACCTGCAAAGCAAATTAGATAGACTGGCTTTTCTgaaaatcactgattttttttcagattaatttATAGCACTAAGGTTAGTAAATCTGACTGCACCAAATTCTTTAGACTTGAAGTTATTAATGATTTTCCATCTGTAATTATCTGCCATTGCTATATAGATCTGAAGTAAGTGAGAACAGCATTTAACTAGGCACTTGGTCATCTGACCAGTCTAGTTAAGGGTGGCAGAAGCAGCACTAGTTTAGAGAGGCTTCTACTTACAAAGGACTCCTTGAAGAAGTAAATTAACTGCTGTCTTCGGTGATAAAAGGCAGTGTCCAGGGGACTTGGGATGCCAGGAAATCCTTCTGAAATCGATTTGGGGTAGCGTTTTCCTTGTTCATCTTCTGTGTGGGCCTGATCCTTGTCACTGTCGTATCTCCAATATTGATTTCCTGAGAGCCAACCAAAAAATGTTTATGTGGCTTAGTAATATTAAATCACAGGGAACATGACAAAGAGGACAACTTTCAAGAAAGGTTCCAGGCAGTCATGTGTGATGTTCTGCCATGATTCCAGGAGAGAGCAGGACTTACAGCATCTGAGTGAAGCCTCACTCTAATGAATGATTTTCCCAGGCCTTAAATTACTTCTAGATTTGACTCCAACGATCCATTTTCTTTCCCGTTCACCAGTGCTGCAGTTAGAATGTTGGTTGCCTTTCACAGTGAATCCCAGCCCATGAACATCATCATACTGACTcatcaaaagcaaaacaaaacaacagataTAATGTGGTTTTTTCacctctcaattttttttcttcttcctttacaCTCTAGagatcttcattttatttattagtcaGCCATGGGTTGGCCTGAATCATTTTTCTGTCCTAGTTGATATAAGTCCTCTTTTTACAGAAGAAATCATGATGCTTACTGTTGGATTACACCTTTATCTAGTGTTTTAGAATCATCTAGTTCCACCAacacccccattttacaaatagggAAAGTAGAGAGAGTGTGAATGACTCACCCAAATTTAGACAGCCAAGCGTGAGTCGAGTGCAACCCAGGACTCCCGAGGACTCCCGAGCGAGACTTTACTCACTATCctatgaagtaatattttgtaattttgctCCATTTTGTTTCAAAGTCCAAATGCTAATTTCACGCTCTGAAACAGTAGGGGATTATTCTAGACTTTCCTTACTGTTCCTAATCCTGAATATTTGGCATATTGCCAGCATACAATAGACTAAATCCACTGAGTTAGATGCTTCTGTGTTCACAGCTCACAGAACACATCAAGCAGTTACATTCCTTAGCAACCAAATATTCCATATATTTGGAAAAGTTCACCATTGAGAATAAGTGACATGTCCAGTTGGCGATGCAGTTCACTCTAActggaatgttttttttttaatttaaagtattcACAGCAAATTAAATTTAAGGTGTTTTTAAAGCTCCAAGAATAAAATACAGCTGTATTATAGCAGTCCCCACGATGATCTAATTCAGTAATTAAGACTCTTTGGATGGTGCCAACCTAAACTCCAGCTGGGACTTCTCCAAGCACCGACAGATGTGCTTCCAAGTCTGAAAGACCTGAACTGTAAGTCTGCCATAGGTGATTTCTTTAtgaaactaaactaaaataattcTTCCTTTGTGTGATGTGAGGAAAATTAAGACCAAACTTATATGTAGGATCTTTACGAGAAAATTTTCATAGAAAGTTCCTTCAGTTTGGCTCTTGCCTTGTTAACTCTTTCTGAATAACTTAGAGTAATAACGCTTATATTACTTACATACATTACAATAATGGTTATAAGGATTCGAGCAGAGGGAGTGTGCATGACTTATCTCtgggtgggaaggggaagggaaaggcaGTAGCCACGGCATCGTGTTTGTGACTGGACTGCGTGCTGTTTGGTTTTGCAGAGGCAGCGTGCCTACAGGAACCGGGCACGCAGTGCTTGACATAAGGCAGGGTGTGCACAAGCAGCAGCCAGACCTGCTCTCCCCTGCCTGCTCACTGTGACCCCAGACCCCAGCACCCCAGCTTCTGCCTCCCAGCAAAACACCAATCTTCCCTATTCAGAATTGCCACTGATTCTTCACTGCCCGCTGGATGAAGTCCAGCCCCTGACCCTGGCTTTTGAGGCCAACCCGGTCTTCCTGACCTAATCTCATCCCGGGTGAGTCCCCCCAATGGACTCAGCTGTCTCACAGCTCTAAGGCTTTGCTTCTGTCTCTTGTCTCTGACCGCTCCCACTTTCTCACACCCATGCCCACCTCCCCACGGCACACACAccattctggatgccctttctgGGAACTCAAGATCTGGGAAGTCAAGCCCTGACTCCTGGTGATGCCAGCATCTGATTCCAGGTAGCAGTGATTACCTCTTCTGCTTGGTCTATGCTTTAAAAACATACTTCTATTGGAAGGCTTCcaagatatttttttcctctggaaccAAATTAAGACTTCTGTAGGGCAGCGCCCTTATATTTTTTCGGCAGCCACCTCAGTGCCTAGCAAAGtgtgttcactcattcattcattcaatgactTCAGTGTCTTCTTAAAAAGATCaagggatacaattcaatcccTGTGCTCACAGAACTTAATTTCTGTCAGATGGAGCAGACAGAATTTAAACAAGCAGTTACAAGGGCATTCCACTAGATTCCTTGGTAGGGGCTCAGAACAGTTATTATGAATGTATTTGTTTAATAAGAGGAATGAAGCCATACATTCAGAacctttacctttaaaaaaataacgtTCATCTCTTCTCCACGTCCAGATGTGGATGAAAGCATCTATGTTCTGTGTGGGGATCCCATGCCAGCCAATGGGGATTTGGATAGGGTCCCCGTAGCGTGTCCTGTTGTTTCGATTTTCATAAAGCCAGTACCAGCTGTTGCGGAAAAAATATGTGCTAAATCTCACCGTCACTTCCCCATATTGGTTTCTCTCTTTGTGAATCCAGTCAAATGCAGTATCAAATGATCCTTCACATGAaccttaacaaaaagaaaaatccagccATTTGTCACATGGTGCATAAGCCAACTGTTCTGCTTTCACGTGTGACTTGAACAGAGACCAATGCAAAGCTGGTGTTTTCTATTAAAACACCCTAAAGCGAGACACCGTATAAGATTGGAAGTTGGCTGAGCAGAAGGAGCTGGAGGGACCCAGGGTGCCAGTAACAGTCCTGCCCACGTGACTTATTCTGGCTTCATGATCATAGTGCTTTGGGTCACTCTCAAAAGTGTCTCAATTTGCATGCTAAGTTACGACCACCCTAAAGAGAGCTAGCTGACACCTCTTTTGATGGACAATCTGACTTCACTAGGGGGAACAAGTTTGGTTCTGGGCACACACACGAGGGGTTTCCAGTGGGGGAAATAAACGTGTCCTTTGTTGTCCCCAAAGATGCTGGGTACGGAGAAGAGAATGTGAGTAGAACAGAAATGGGGATGGTCTCTGTTGGGGACCTTtaaatggaaaagagaagaatAGCTTTCCTTTTGGGGGGCTTCTATGCTAAATCATTAATTactttaattaactaattaaccACTAGGACTTTGGTCTGAACAATTAAATGAAGATTAAAGCTTATCCTAGCTGGGCTAAGATCTCTGCCTTGGGACTGCAGTAAACTCCTTTCAGTGGCTCTCATGGGCTGCTTGGCATGGGTGGCCCAGCTGTGTCTAGAAGACCACTGTGTTCTCCCCTTTCCTCCCAGCCAATGTAAGTGGTGCATGGAAGAGAGGACACAGGAGGGACTGCCCATGGGGAAGGTGCTTTGCTCTCCCCAGTGGTTACAGTCTGGGCATGACCACTTTCAATCAAccgagctaagcagccagcccgcGTGAGCACTTTCCACTAAGAGAATGCATCACGGATCGAGAGGGCAGCTACTCTCGGGCAACATCATTGTACAACTTTGCTCTTTGGGGACCAGCTTCCCAGTGAGGAGTGAGTGGGGTCCCGCTGTGCGCTGGAGCACTGAGTGTCCTCTGAGCTCTGGGGACGACCTCCCCAGCACAGTCTTACCGTACAGCTTTTGAATTGCTTTCCTGTCTGACCAGTCCAGCTCAAACGCAGACTCCTGCGGACTGTAATTGGGCTGCATTATGGATCCCGTCCTGTAGATGTGAGGCAGGCCGAGGACATGGCCAATCTCATGCACGGCCACCTAGAAGGGGAACAAAAACCCTCGGGGCTGGCTGGCCTGGGCTTTGGAGCACCGCTGGGACCCACCGCTCGGTCGCAGAGGGCAGGCGGTGCTTGGTGCAGAGCACAGGGAACCAACGCCCTTTGCCCCGTCAGCCCCAGGCCACTTACTTTGAGAAGGCTGATGCCCGCATCGCTGCTGGGAGGCGTGAAGTGCTCGTCGTCGTCAAAGTGAATGTCTCCCAGGCGCCAGGCATGTGCAAACTCCTGCCCGCTCCCGTCAAAAACCCGAGGACAGCCCAGGTGCCGGCCTGGCGGGGGACAAGGGCCGGGGGAGTGAGACCCAGGCACAGACCCGTCCCCCCCAGTGTGGCCGGTGCGGTAAGAGTGTGGCGCTGGCCAGACCAGTGGCTCCTAAGACCTGATGGCCGAGCGGGTCAGAAGGATACCGGATCTCAGCCCTGACATCTCTCTGGGCTTTCAACAAACCGTGTCCCACGTGCTGTCCCCTGGGAAGTTAGTCCGGGGAGACCAGCAGGGCAGCCGTGAGCAGCTTGGCTCACAAATGGGCCGCGGAGACACCTCGGGTGTGCACGTGCAGCCGGGGACAGGGACGGGTGGGCTGGGGTCAGCGCCACACTCGCCTGCCTGTCAGGGCGGCTTTGATGGGCACACTGAGCTCTCCGGTGACCTGAGTGTCCCATGGGGCCGCTCCAGGCTCTCTGCAGGGTGATGAGCCCGTCCCCTTCCCAGTGAGTTCTAATAAGGCAACATCTACAGAGGGTTTAACGCTGCCCCCGCTGTCACGGGTGTCACCTGAGAACAAGCCCAGGAGGTGGGGGTAGGGCCAGGCTTCTGCAGGTGACAGGCGAGGTGACTGGCCCCACCACGGCGCGGTGGCCTGGGGCCTGCGGAGGGGGCAGGGCGGGTCACGAAGTCTGCCCCTTCGTACCTCTCCCAAAACCCAGCTTGATGTCGACGGTGGCCCCGGGGGCGGTGAGGTCCTCGCGGAAGTGCAGCGGCGTCACCTCGCTCCACATTCTGAAGGCCAGTGTGAAGATGGCCCTCTGCTCGTGCAGCGACAGCTGGCCGCTGGGGGCCTCGCGCGCCAGCCTCCAGCTCAGGGTCTTCTTGGAGAAAGCCCTGGCGGCGCCCGGGGCCGGCGTCTCCTGTCGCCTCCTGCGCGGCAGCAGCGTTTGCAGGAAGCGCCGGGGGCGGGCCCGGGGCGGCGGCGACCGGGCGGCCGGGGGCGGCGGGCTCGTGTCGGGGACGCCACAGCGCGGCCGGTTCATGGTCGCCAGCGTGGCCGCATCCAGCTCCCCGCTGGCCGGCAGCGCGTTCGCCCGCTGGAACCTGCGCACGGCCTCGGCCAGGGCGGCGCCCGCGGGGACCTTCGGCGGCCCCTCGGGGCTGGGACCCCCGGCCGCGGGCGCACCGGCCCAGCCGTACCTGGACAAGAAGCGCTGCGGGAGGGAACGCGCCCGCGTcaggggacaggggacagggcacGGTCCCCCGGGTCCCCCAGCGCCCCTGAGTCTGCCCTGCCTCAGCGTCTGCGGGACAGAGACGGAGAcagaggagagacagacagagagacagagacagacagaaggacaGAGGCAGGGACGGAGCGAGCCAGCCACGGGCAGCATGGCAGGCGCGAGGCCTCCGTGCATGCGGGCCCGGCTGGCCAGCAGGTGTGTCCCGAGAGGAGGAGGGAGCCACGGCGGAGGTGAGAGATCAGGGCTGGAGGACACGTGCAAGGCCATGGGAGGCACGGGAAGCCGTGTAAgaccgggggtgggggtgggggtcacaCCGTGCAGGAGGCTGCAGCCAGGCGTGTCCTGAGAGCTGGGAACTAGGACCAAGGGGCCTGGGAGAGGTTGGGTCCCAGGACCCGGGGCTTCTTCAAGTCCAcacagagggaaggaggcaggtcCAGGCTGTTAAGGGCCAGGCCCCAGCTGTGCAGCCTGTTGACAGCTGAGACAGGCCTGGCCCCGGCTCCCCTTCCTCACCGCCCTCCACCTCCCAGGGTGTCCTTGGAGCCAGGGATCAAACTTGGAATTCCTGACCATCTGTGGATGGCGAATGGTGACTGCCAGGACCACAGCGTCCAGGGCGCATCCAAGGGTTTCATCTGGTCCACTCCCTGGCCCCACCCACGACTCTCTCTAGGACGGCCTCTCCTCCAGTAGAACTCTTCCCCTTGTCACCAGAGGGCCAGGGAAGTCGGTGGATGCCAGCCCCTGGACAGCTCTGTTGAGGATCCTCAGTATTGCTGTGTGGGGGATATTTGTAGGGACCTGTTCCTGTCTCTGTATCCACAGAGACTGGCATGGTGGCAGCCAAGGAATGTCATCGGAAAAGTGCCTTAGCCACTTACAATATCACATGCTTGCATTTAGA
Above is a genomic segment from Cynocephalus volans isolate mCynVol1 chromosome 7, mCynVol1.pri, whole genome shotgun sequence containing:
- the MMP21 gene encoding matrix metalloproteinase-21; translated protein: MLTASIFRPTLLLCWLAAPQPAQPEALFHSRDHSDLQLSPLHQAKPIADLHDAQRFLSRYGWAGAPAAGGPSPEGPPKVPAGAALAEAVRRFQRANALPASGELDAATLATMNRPRCGVPDTSPPPPAARSPPPRARPRRFLQTLLPRRRRQETPAPGAARAFSKKTLSWRLAREAPSGQLSLHEQRAIFTLAFRMWSEVTPLHFREDLTAPGATVDIKLGFGRGRHLGCPRVFDGSGQEFAHAWRLGDIHFDDDEHFTPPSSDAGISLLKVAVHEIGHVLGLPHIYRTGSIMQPNYSPQESAFELDWSDRKAIQKLYGSCEGSFDTAFDWIHKERNQYGEVTVRFSTYFFRNSWYWLYENRNNRTRYGDPIQIPIGWHGIPTQNIDAFIHIWTWRRDERYFFKGNQYWRYDSDKDQAHTEDEQGKRYPKSISEGFPGIPSPLDTAFYHRRQQLIYFFKESFVFAFDVNRNQVLNSYPKKITEVFPAIKPQDHPFRSIDSAYYSYAHNSIFFFKGNAYWKVVNDKDRQQNSRLPSNGLLPKKSISEKWFDVCDVHTSTLNM